Proteins co-encoded in one Halorussus lipolyticus genomic window:
- a CDS encoding ribonuclease HI family protein, which translates to MTDDRLPAEHLSPLAALVDEVLAGVGYEMPAATDAIDDAVPGYGGLFEPSTTSDELRSALERLLASELTRPSVPEPTSDSFVLYVDGSSRGNPGPAGAGAVIMDAEEDELARLGRPVGSRTGNNTAEYVALQLGLSELLARYEPRRLEVRIDSMTVIRDVWGGDDPTEPGVETYSEAVTAALSSLPEHHYTHLADSDPNPADALATVGADIAAFGP; encoded by the coding sequence GTGACCGACGACCGCCTCCCGGCCGAACACCTTTCGCCGCTCGCGGCGCTCGTGGACGAGGTACTCGCGGGCGTCGGCTACGAGATGCCGGCCGCCACCGACGCCATCGACGACGCCGTTCCCGGCTACGGCGGTCTTTTCGAACCCTCGACCACCTCGGACGAGTTGCGCTCCGCGCTCGAACGCCTGCTGGCGTCGGAACTCACCCGGCCGTCCGTCCCCGAACCGACGAGCGACAGCTTCGTCCTCTACGTCGACGGCAGTTCGCGCGGCAACCCCGGCCCGGCAGGCGCTGGCGCTGTCATCATGGACGCCGAGGAGGACGAACTCGCCCGTCTGGGCCGACCCGTCGGCTCTCGGACGGGGAACAACACCGCCGAGTACGTCGCCCTCCAGCTCGGCCTCTCCGAGCTGTTGGCTCGCTACGAGCCGCGCCGGTTGGAAGTGCGAATCGATTCGATGACGGTCATCCGCGACGTCTGGGGCGGCGACGACCCGACGGAACCGGGCGTCGAGACCTACAGCGAGGCCGTCACGGCGGCGCTGTCGAGCCTTCCGGAACACCACTACACACATTTGGCCGACAGCGACCCAAACCCCGCCGACGCGCTGGCGACGGTCGGGGCCGACATCGCGGCCTTCGGTCCGTGA
- a CDS encoding homoserine kinase codes for MLTVRAPATSANLGSGFDVFGAALTRPADVVRVERAAETTIDVTGVGAQYVPTDPTENTAGVVARELDAPAHIRIDKGVRPSSGLGSSAASAAGAAVALNELYDRGLSDEELVWLAAEGEAVVSGDAHADNVAPSILGGFTIVTDDGITTMDADLPVVVCLPETVVSTRDARGVVPESVTMDQMVETVGNSSTLVVGMCRDDPELVGRGLTDPVVTPARADLVDGYDAVEEAAREAGATGVTISGAGPGVLAVCRHRGQRRDVASAMVGAFAEAGVDAQAYQTEIGDGAEISR; via the coding sequence ATGCTTACCGTGCGGGCCCCGGCGACGAGCGCGAATCTCGGTAGCGGCTTCGACGTGTTCGGGGCGGCGCTGACCCGACCCGCCGACGTGGTGCGGGTCGAACGCGCCGCCGAGACGACCATCGACGTGACCGGCGTGGGTGCCCAGTACGTCCCGACAGACCCGACGGAGAACACCGCGGGGGTCGTCGCTCGGGAACTCGACGCACCCGCTCACATCCGAATCGACAAAGGCGTCCGGCCGTCGTCCGGGCTAGGCTCGTCGGCGGCCAGCGCGGCGGGCGCGGCAGTCGCGCTGAACGAACTCTACGACAGAGGCCTCTCCGACGAAGAACTGGTCTGGCTCGCGGCCGAGGGCGAGGCCGTCGTCTCGGGCGACGCCCACGCCGACAACGTGGCCCCCTCGATTCTGGGCGGGTTCACCATCGTCACCGACGACGGCATCACCACGATGGACGCCGACCTCCCGGTCGTGGTCTGCCTGCCCGAGACGGTGGTCTCGACTCGGGACGCCCGAGGAGTCGTCCCCGAATCGGTCACGATGGACCAGATGGTCGAGACGGTCGGGAACTCCTCGACGCTGGTCGTCGGGATGTGCCGGGACGACCCCGAACTGGTCGGCAGGGGCCTGACCGACCCGGTGGTCACCCCCGCTCGCGCCGACCTCGTTGACGGCTACGATGCTGTCGAGGAGGCCGCCCGCGAGGCGGGTGCAACCGGCGTGACGATTTCGGGTGCAGGCCCCGGCGTCTTGGCGGTCTGTCGCCATCGGGGCCAGCGCCGGGACGTGGCCTCGGCGATGGTCGGCGCGTTCGCAGAGGCGGGAGTTGATGCACAAGCCTACCAGACCGAAATTGGCGACGGCGCGGAAATTAGTCGGTGA
- a CDS encoding DUF106 domain-containing protein, with amino-acid sequence MARTADKIESLIADDSAMADALAVVYDRTDGGSERIEWADVNDELTSGQWGRLIEKDVLESVDDEFRLKDPGAVEAALDDEPTTTVSTSTTDVDSDDEEMEESSWSKWDKLAAVGSAGLFLGYSQSSVRNIVGSAIEVLVGPIDAVLPFYVVVLVLALLTGLYSTLLQANLMDMDKMSAYQERMKDIQDKRKEARERGDDEALEQIREEQMDAMGDQLGMFKEQFRPMVWTMFLTIPVFLWIYWMVLDGHVATGEWEIVAPLIGEARWTTKVLGPMQLWIIWYFLCSMGFTQLIRKSLNIQTTPT; translated from the coding sequence ATGGCACGGACCGCGGACAAAATCGAGTCGCTCATCGCCGACGATTCGGCGATGGCCGACGCCTTAGCGGTCGTCTACGACCGCACCGACGGCGGCTCCGAGCGAATCGAGTGGGCCGACGTGAACGACGAACTCACGAGCGGCCAGTGGGGCCGACTCATCGAAAAGGACGTGTTGGAGAGCGTGGACGACGAGTTCCGACTCAAAGACCCCGGCGCGGTAGAGGCCGCGCTGGACGACGAACCCACCACGACTGTCTCGACTTCGACCACCGACGTTGACTCGGACGACGAGGAGATGGAAGAATCGTCGTGGTCGAAGTGGGACAAACTCGCCGCAGTCGGGTCTGCGGGCCTGTTCCTCGGCTACTCCCAGAGTTCGGTGCGTAACATCGTGGGGAGCGCCATCGAAGTCCTCGTCGGTCCAATCGACGCCGTACTGCCGTTCTACGTGGTCGTGTTAGTGCTGGCACTGCTGACCGGTCTCTACTCGACGCTCCTGCAAGCGAACCTGATGGACATGGACAAGATGAGCGCCTATCAGGAGCGCATGAAGGACATTCAGGACAAGCGCAAGGAGGCCCGCGAGCGCGGCGACGACGAGGCCCTCGAACAGATTCGGGAGGAGCAGATGGACGCGATGGGCGACCAGTTGGGCATGTTCAAAGAGCAGTTCCGCCCGATGGTCTGGACGATGTTCCTCACCATTCCCGTCTTCCTCTGGATTTACTGGATGGTGCTGGACGGCCACGTCGCCACCGGCGAGTGGGAAATCGTCGCGCCGCTCATCGGCGAAGCCCGCTGGACGACCAAAGTGCTGGGTCCGATGCAGTTGTGGATCATCTGGTACTTCCTCTGCTCGATGGGCTTCACTCAGCTCATCCGGAAGTCGCTGAACATCCAGACGACGCCGACCTAA
- a CDS encoding aldo/keto reductase, protein MNLDTVSLGRTGTKVSEVAFGTWRFGREDDDEEVEIGKERAHDLLDAYADAGGNFIDTADMYGDGRSEEYIGDWLADRERENFVVASKIYWPTRDDPNGRGLSRKHLRNNIDEILERLGTDYVDLLYVHRWDDETPAEEFMRTLDGFVREGKVNYLGTSTLGPNAWKVAKANELADKRGYEPFKLAQPRYNLANREIEGNYLEMCADYDIGVVPWSPLAGGFLTGKYSRGEQPPKGTRGATDQQFRDSYLTDENFDVLEAVEAIAEEVDATPAQVSLAWLTHHEQVTAPIVGARTVDQLAENLSGTEIELTDEQFQRLAEAK, encoded by the coding sequence ATGAATCTCGATACGGTGTCGCTGGGTCGCACCGGGACGAAGGTCAGCGAAGTCGCCTTCGGGACGTGGCGCTTCGGCCGAGAGGACGACGACGAGGAGGTCGAAATCGGCAAGGAGCGCGCCCACGACCTCTTGGACGCCTACGCCGACGCCGGCGGGAACTTCATCGACACCGCCGACATGTACGGCGACGGCCGGAGCGAGGAGTACATCGGCGATTGGTTGGCCGACCGGGAGCGCGAGAACTTCGTGGTCGCGTCCAAAATCTACTGGCCGACCCGCGACGACCCGAACGGGCGGGGCCTCTCGCGCAAGCACCTCCGGAACAACATCGACGAGATTCTGGAGCGTCTCGGGACCGATTACGTGGACCTGCTGTACGTCCACCGGTGGGACGACGAGACGCCCGCCGAGGAGTTCATGCGCACCCTCGACGGGTTCGTCCGCGAGGGGAAAGTCAACTATCTCGGGACCTCGACGCTCGGACCGAACGCGTGGAAGGTCGCCAAGGCGAACGAGTTGGCCGACAAGCGGGGCTACGAACCCTTCAAACTCGCACAGCCTCGGTACAACCTCGCCAACCGGGAAATCGAGGGCAACTACCTCGAAATGTGCGCCGACTACGACATCGGCGTCGTGCCGTGGAGTCCGCTGGCCGGCGGGTTCCTGACGGGCAAGTACAGTCGCGGCGAGCAACCGCCGAAGGGGACGCGGGGCGCGACCGACCAGCAGTTCCGCGATTCGTACCTCACCGACGAGAATTTCGACGTGTTAGAGGCGGTCGAAGCGATTGCCGAGGAAGTGGACGCCACGCCCGCGCAGGTCAGTCTGGCGTGGTTGACCCACCACGAGCAGGTCACGGCCCCCATCGTCGGCGCGCGCACCGTGGACCAACTGGCCGAGAACCTCTCGGGGACCGAAATCGAGTTGACCGACGAGCAGTTCCAGCGTCTGGCCGAGGCGAAGTAG
- a CDS encoding DUF2240 family protein — protein sequence MSLRSAVAAPFQQKGTESMPESEFVVALSLDRDWFSPDQAERLVDLATGQGLLARDDETDEVLAEFDPSAVEIPEDFVPDESVLQEQSTFEKLLDKVVSAGTDKQTAVAEINDLQGRLGVTIETAAVVYARRRGVDASAEAAEAREELKAES from the coding sequence ATGAGTCTCCGAAGTGCAGTTGCCGCCCCGTTCCAGCAGAAGGGCACCGAGTCGATGCCCGAGAGCGAATTCGTCGTGGCGCTGTCGCTCGACCGCGACTGGTTCTCGCCCGACCAAGCCGAGCGACTGGTGGACTTGGCGACCGGACAGGGCCTGCTCGCGCGGGACGACGAGACCGACGAAGTTCTTGCGGAGTTCGACCCCTCGGCGGTCGAGATTCCCGAGGACTTCGTGCCGGACGAGTCGGTGCTACAGGAGCAATCGACCTTCGAGAAGCTCCTCGACAAGGTGGTCTCGGCGGGCACCGACAAGCAGACCGCGGTGGCCGAAATCAACGACTTGCAGGGTCGCCTCGGCGTCACCATCGAGACTGCGGCGGTGGTCTACGCCCGCCGCCGAGGAGTAGACGCCAGCGCCGAAGCGGCCGAGGCCCGCGAGGAGTTGAAAGCCGAAAGCTGA
- a CDS encoding HAD family hydrolase — protein sequence MTLSAVVFDFDHTLTAPGRPRQAVLDDSTEAVGAPDLTREDYLDAHARHLDSDSRVPIFADLLPDDAETNPEELSDAYREKVAESLREVDGVAGLLADLQADYDLGLLTNGPSKAQRGKLDRFDWVDTFDAIAVTGDLDAGKPDERAFEAILSALGVEPSEAVYVGDKPETDVEGARDAGMYTVQVLYDDGPDRHPDADAHVERDALAEELPKILKRL from the coding sequence ATGACTCTCTCCGCCGTTGTCTTCGACTTCGACCACACCCTGACCGCGCCCGGCCGTCCTCGGCAGGCCGTGCTGGACGACAGCACCGAAGCGGTCGGCGCGCCGGACCTCACGCGCGAGGACTACCTCGACGCCCACGCCCGGCACCTCGACAGCGACTCGCGGGTGCCCATCTTCGCCGACCTCCTGCCCGACGACGCCGAGACCAACCCCGAGGAGCTATCCGACGCCTACCGCGAGAAAGTCGCCGAGTCGCTCCGCGAGGTCGATGGCGTGGCCGGTCTGCTCGCGGACTTGCAGGCCGACTACGACCTCGGCCTGCTCACAAACGGCCCCTCGAAGGCCCAGCGCGGCAAACTCGACCGCTTCGACTGGGTGGACACCTTCGACGCCATCGCCGTCACGGGCGACCTCGACGCTGGAAAACCCGACGAACGCGCCTTCGAGGCCATCCTGTCGGCCCTCGGCGTCGAACCCAGCGAAGCTGTCTACGTCGGCGACAAGCCCGAGACCGACGTGGAGGGCGCGCGAGACGCCGGGATGTACACGGTGCAGGTCCTCTACGACGACGGACCCGACCGCCACCCCGACGCCGACGCACACGTCGAGCGCGACGCGCTGGCTGAGGAGCTACCGAAAATTCTGAAGCGACTATAG
- the pyrF gene encoding orotidine-5'-phosphate decarboxylase — MTFFDRLRERIRATDGLLAVGLNPDRSRLPDDCRDHDYPRRAFNRRIVDATHEHVAAYTVNPAVYADREGWTALAETIAYARGRGVPVVLDAKYADLPDPDADLLGRADAVTVSPYLGRDALAGLLDSNLGVFVTCRTPNAGAADLQDRELAGSGADTGGGDESADGPTLGQRVADLAGDWAADAEADVGLLVGGESDDLEAIRERAPDRPFLAVGGARNDPEVAGHAAPESGPNAGLGLVEASREVLYAGETAGRRRSRGQDDHAAAARESARRLVRQLNRHR; from the coding sequence ATGACCTTCTTCGACCGCCTGCGAGAGCGAATCCGGGCGACCGACGGCTTGCTGGCCGTGGGCCTGAACCCCGACCGCTCGCGCCTCCCCGACGACTGCCGGGACCACGACTACCCCCGGCGGGCCTTCAACCGCCGAATCGTGGACGCGACCCACGAACACGTTGCGGCTTACACCGTCAACCCGGCCGTGTACGCCGACCGCGAGGGGTGGACCGCGCTGGCCGAGACGATTGCCTACGCTCGGGGTCGGGGCGTCCCGGTCGTCCTCGACGCCAAGTACGCCGACCTGCCGGACCCCGACGCCGACCTCCTCGGCCGCGCCGACGCCGTGACGGTTTCGCCCTACCTCGGCCGGGACGCGCTGGCGGGTCTCCTCGACTCCAATCTCGGCGTCTTCGTGACCTGCCGGACGCCGAACGCCGGCGCGGCGGACTTGCAGGACCGCGAACTCGCCGGTAGCGGAGCAGACACTGGCGGGGGCGACGAATCAGCAGACGGACCGACCCTCGGCCAGCGCGTGGCCGACCTCGCCGGAGACTGGGCCGCAGACGCCGAGGCCGACGTGGGTCTCCTCGTCGGCGGTGAGTCCGACGACCTCGAAGCCATCCGCGAGCGAGCGCCGGACCGGCCGTTTCTCGCGGTCGGCGGCGCGCGAAACGACCCCGAGGTCGCCGGCCACGCCGCGCCGGAAAGCGGTCCGAACGCGGGACTTGGACTGGTCGAGGCCTCGCGGGAAGTCCTCTACGCGGGCGAGACCGCCGGACGACGACGCTCTCGGGGGCAGGACGACCACGCCGCGGCGGCCCGCGAATCTGCCCGGCGACTCGTGCGCCAACTGAACCGCCACCGGTGA
- a CDS encoding DUF1405 domain-containing protein has protein sequence MTRVPRRADLPRYLAPLPESLEDLALRYAWVIVAVNLAGTAFGFWYYGFHPLPLSDPLITWQFAGEPPVMWPFVPDSPVATLFIAASLGLWKLGRNSEVVNALAFFGCLKLGLWTPFVLLAFMEGFSYNSVLMYNFLFWSHLGMVAEAFLIHRYSDFPVGAVLVAVVWYGFNDVVDYFIPIVGTPHHTTLPGQAVLESVRGFSHPSPTHEIAAAGAVVITLGATFLALATRVKKLEVGNQS, from the coding sequence ATGACGAGGGTGCCCCGCCGCGCCGACTTGCCTCGGTATCTCGCTCCTCTGCCGGAGTCGCTGGAGGACCTCGCGCTCCGTTACGCGTGGGTCATCGTCGCGGTCAACCTCGCCGGGACCGCGTTTGGCTTCTGGTACTACGGGTTCCATCCCCTGCCGCTCTCGGACCCCCTCATCACGTGGCAGTTCGCTGGCGAACCGCCGGTGATGTGGCCCTTCGTGCCCGACAGTCCGGTAGCGACCCTGTTCATCGCGGCCAGTCTGGGCCTCTGGAAGTTGGGCCGGAACTCGGAGGTGGTCAACGCCTTGGCCTTCTTCGGGTGTCTCAAGTTGGGCCTCTGGACGCCGTTCGTCCTGCTCGCGTTCATGGAGGGCTTTTCGTATAACTCGGTGCTGATGTACAACTTCCTGTTCTGGAGTCACCTCGGGATGGTCGCCGAGGCGTTTCTCATCCACCGGTACAGCGACTTCCCGGTCGGCGCGGTACTGGTTGCGGTGGTCTGGTACGGGTTCAACGACGTGGTGGACTACTTCATCCCTATCGTCGGAACCCCGCACCACACCACGCTTCCGGGCCAAGCGGTGTTGGAGTCGGTGCGGGGGTTCTCGCACCCCTCGCCGACGCACGAGATTGCCGCCGCCGGAGCGGTCGTGATTACCCTCGGCGCGACGTTCTTGGCGTTGGCGACGCGGGTGAAGAAGTTAGAAGTCGGAAACCAGTCGTAG
- a CDS encoding DMT family transporter, producing MSRYRNFVLFVLLAAIWGSAFMAIKAGLDYFPPVLFAAIRYDIAGVLMLGYAAYATDRWRPRTRGEWSLVVVGGSLLIAAYHAFLFVGEGYEGVTSAVAAVVVSLNPVLTTGFARGLLPSERLTPAGIAGLLLGLAGVVVLSDPNPNNLVTSGVVGELLVFAAAASFALGSVLTRRIEAQLPIETMEAWSMLLGAVMMHAVSVARPSESLAAIRWTSEAVWALAYLSIAASAVGFLIYFDLLDRLGPIEINLVSYVAPIFAALSGWWFLNEVIDLNTVAGFLIIFAGFCLVKHEALARELPKVRSAVTRR from the coding sequence GTGAGCAGATACCGGAACTTCGTGCTGTTCGTCCTGTTGGCCGCGATATGGGGGTCGGCGTTCATGGCCATCAAGGCGGGTCTCGACTACTTCCCGCCGGTCCTCTTCGCGGCGATTCGCTACGACATCGCGGGCGTGTTGATGCTGGGCTACGCCGCCTACGCCACCGACCGCTGGCGGCCCCGCACCCGAGGAGAGTGGTCGCTCGTCGTCGTCGGCGGGAGTCTCCTGATAGCCGCCTACCACGCCTTCCTGTTCGTCGGCGAGGGCTACGAGGGCGTGACCAGCGCCGTCGCCGCCGTGGTCGTCAGTCTGAACCCCGTCCTGACCACCGGGTTCGCCCGCGGTCTCCTGCCGAGCGAGCGTCTGACGCCTGCGGGAATCGCGGGCCTCTTGCTCGGTCTCGCTGGCGTGGTCGTCCTGAGCGACCCGAATCCGAACAACCTCGTGACCTCCGGCGTCGTCGGGGAACTGCTGGTGTTCGCGGCCGCGGCGTCGTTCGCACTCGGGAGCGTCCTCACCCGGCGCATCGAGGCCCAACTCCCCATCGAGACGATGGAGGCGTGGTCGATGCTCCTCGGCGCGGTCATGATGCACGCCGTGAGCGTGGCCCGCCCGAGCGAATCGCTCGCCGCGATACGGTGGACCTCGGAGGCCGTCTGGGCGCTGGCGTACCTCTCCATCGCCGCGAGCGCGGTCGGGTTCCTGATATACTTCGACCTGCTGGACCGCCTCGGTCCCATCGAAATCAACCTCGTCTCCTACGTCGCTCCGATATTCGCGGCGCTCTCTGGGTGGTGGTTCCTGAACGAGGTCATCGACCTGAACACGGTCGCAGGCTTCCTCATCATCTTCGCGGGATTCTGTCTGGTGAAACACGAGGCGCTGGCCCGCGAACTCCCCAAGGTCAGGTCGGCCGTCACCCGGCGGTGA
- a CDS encoding DUF6293 family protein encodes MQTHIVPVGFDYDRLIAPLVRDQLDVDRVILLEGAVGSEANVEYSQNLSQKLEQDFQNLLGASTERVVVADVYDYDAAFEQAYDLINAELDAGREVWVNISAMPRTVSFAFATAAHSVMVEREEDREKIHTYYTAPEKYLETELAEELRRQMDLLEDLDGEVEDDRIGERLASARDLLSEFDERGTTIGAKEIRGGHIVELPVASFSNVKPFEEVILFKLGEEGEFESVSELAEALATELNEEYTDSFRSKVIYNVDRLGPGGKGYIEQEEHGKSYRTRLSRIGELWVRAHANGDVLAESAET; translated from the coding sequence ATGCAAACTCACATCGTCCCGGTCGGCTTCGACTACGACCGGCTTATCGCGCCCCTCGTCCGCGACCAGTTGGACGTGGACCGCGTCATCCTGCTGGAGGGCGCAGTCGGGAGCGAGGCCAACGTCGAGTACTCCCAGAACCTCTCTCAAAAACTGGAACAGGACTTCCAGAACCTACTGGGGGCATCCACCGAGCGCGTGGTCGTCGCCGACGTGTACGACTACGACGCCGCCTTCGAGCAGGCCTACGACCTGATTAATGCGGAACTGGACGCGGGCAGAGAGGTCTGGGTCAACATCTCCGCGATGCCCCGGACCGTCAGCTTCGCCTTCGCTACCGCGGCCCACTCCGTGATGGTCGAGCGCGAGGAGGACCGCGAAAAAATCCACACCTACTACACCGCCCCGGAGAAGTACCTCGAAACCGAACTCGCCGAGGAGCTACGCAGACAGATGGACCTCCTCGAAGACCTCGATGGCGAAGTCGAGGACGACCGCATCGGTGAGCGTTTGGCGAGTGCAAGGGACCTCCTCTCGGAGTTCGACGAGCGCGGGACCACCATCGGCGCGAAGGAGATTCGCGGCGGGCACATCGTGGAACTCCCGGTGGCCTCGTTCTCGAACGTCAAGCCCTTCGAGGAGGTCATCCTGTTCAAACTCGGCGAGGAAGGCGAGTTCGAGTCGGTCTCGGAACTCGCCGAGGCGCTGGCGACCGAACTCAACGAGGAGTACACCGACAGTTTCCGGTCGAAGGTCATCTACAACGTCGATAGGCTCGGACCGGGCGGCAAGGGGTACATCGAGCAGGAGGAACACGGGAAGTCCTACCGGACGCGCCTCTCTCGAATCGGGGAGTTGTGGGTTCGAGCGCACGCGAACGGCGACGTGCTGGCGGAGTCGGCCGAAACGTAG
- the pdxS gene encoding pyridoxal 5'-phosphate synthase lyase subunit PdxS, with the protein MADETDIEELKRGSELVKRGFARMQKGGVIMDVVNREQARIAEDAGAVAVMALEAVPADIRKRGGVARMADPADVEEIIDEVSIPVMGKSRIGHTKEAQILEAIGVDMIDESEVLTPADDKYHIDKREFTSPFVCGARNLGEALRRIEEGAAMIRTKGEAGTGDVNQAVHHQRNIKSAIRKIEGMTKEEREAFARDIEAPAHLVHETAEEGRLPVVNFAAGGIATPADAALMMHHGCDGIFVGSGIFGAEDPEAMADAIVEATNNWDDPERLADISKDIGSGMKGEANADLPEEEQLQDRGN; encoded by the coding sequence ATGGCCGACGAAACTGACATCGAGGAGCTTAAGCGAGGAAGCGAACTCGTCAAGCGCGGGTTCGCTCGGATGCAGAAGGGCGGCGTCATCATGGACGTGGTGAACCGCGAGCAGGCCCGCATCGCCGAGGACGCGGGTGCAGTCGCGGTGATGGCGCTCGAAGCGGTCCCGGCCGACATCCGCAAGCGCGGCGGCGTGGCCCGAATGGCCGACCCCGCCGACGTAGAGGAGATTATCGACGAGGTGTCCATCCCGGTAATGGGCAAGTCCCGAATCGGCCACACCAAGGAGGCCCAGATTCTGGAAGCCATCGGCGTGGACATGATAGACGAGTCAGAGGTCCTGACGCCCGCCGACGACAAGTACCACATCGACAAGCGCGAGTTCACCTCGCCGTTCGTCTGCGGTGCCCGGAACCTCGGCGAGGCCCTGCGCCGAATCGAGGAGGGCGCGGCGATGATTCGGACCAAGGGCGAGGCCGGGACCGGCGACGTGAATCAGGCGGTCCACCACCAGCGCAACATCAAGAGCGCCATCCGCAAAATCGAGGGCATGACCAAAGAGGAGCGCGAGGCCTTCGCCCGCGACATTGAGGCCCCGGCCCACCTCGTCCACGAGACTGCCGAGGAGGGCCGCCTCCCGGTCGTCAACTTCGCGGCAGGCGGCATCGCCACCCCCGCCGACGCCGCGCTGATGATGCACCACGGTTGCGACGGCATCTTCGTCGGGTCGGGCATCTTCGGCGCAGAGGACCCCGAGGCGATGGCCGACGCCATCGTGGAGGCGACGAACAACTGGGACGACCCCGAGCGACTCGCCGACATCAGCAAGGACATCGGCTCTGGGATGAAGGGCGAGGCCAACGCCGACCTGCCCGAGGAAGAGCAGTTGCAGGACCGCGGGAACTGA
- a CDS encoding adenylate kinase: protein MNPNILILGAPGAGKGTQSDRIVDEFGVEHVTTGDALRGNKEMDISHLDLEYDTPGEYMDQGELVPDEVVNEIVDKALDEADGYVLDGYPRNLEQAEFLSDITDLDVVLYLDVDEDELVDRLTGRRVCEECGATFHVDFNPPEEEGVCDECGGDLYQREDDTEETARERIRVYDENTQPVVDFYDDSGELARIDGEQTPGEVWDDVQETIEDRA from the coding sequence ATGAACCCGAACATCCTGATACTCGGCGCGCCGGGCGCAGGCAAAGGAACCCAGAGCGACCGCATCGTAGACGAGTTCGGCGTCGAACACGTCACGACCGGTGACGCCCTCCGTGGCAACAAGGAGATGGACATCAGCCATCTCGACTTGGAGTACGACACGCCGGGCGAGTACATGGACCAAGGCGAACTCGTCCCCGACGAAGTGGTCAACGAAATCGTGGACAAGGCCCTCGACGAGGCCGACGGCTACGTGCTGGACGGCTACCCCCGGAACCTCGAACAGGCCGAGTTCCTCTCGGACATCACGGACCTCGACGTGGTGCTGTACCTCGACGTGGACGAGGACGAACTCGTTGACCGCCTGACCGGCCGCCGCGTCTGCGAGGAGTGCGGCGCGACCTTCCACGTCGATTTCAACCCGCCCGAGGAGGAAGGCGTCTGCGACGAGTGCGGCGGCGACCTCTACCAGCGCGAGGACGACACCGAGGAGACCGCCCGCGAGCGCATTCGGGTCTACGACGAGAACACTCAGCCTGTCGTGGACTTCTACGACGACAGCGGCGAACTCGCCCGCATCGACGGCGAGCAGACGCCCGGCGAGGTCTGGGACGACGTGCAGGAAACCATCGAAGACCGCGCCTGA